The following proteins are encoded in a genomic region of Patescibacteria group bacterium:
- a CDS encoding SurA N-terminal domain-containing protein, protein MPKENKETKSKKIPSKMVKNPLAQISPEIKKVKEEVVLGTPKLSKSKFFKVAVSIFAVLVIGALFYQYKSLFVVAMVNGKPISRIEFIKELEKQGGKQALDSVITRILINQAAENKNITIAQSEIDTEIQKIEENLKSQNLTLESALSLQGLTRTDLIEQIVLQKRLEKILADKTQVTEEEITKYMEDNKSNFPEDSNLDDLKAQVRDFLANQKFSSEVQKWLADIKTSASIKYFVDEFKVGD, encoded by the coding sequence ATGCCTAAAGAAAATAAAGAAACCAAAAGCAAAAAAATTCCTTCCAAAATGGTGAAAAACCCCCTCGCCCAAATATCTCCTGAAATAAAAAAGGTTAAAGAGGAGGTTGTGTTAGGAACGCCAAAACTGTCCAAAAGCAAATTTTTTAAGGTTGCCGTTTCCATATTCGCTGTTTTAGTAATTGGCGCGCTTTTTTATCAATATAAAAGCTTATTTGTGGTGGCAATGGTTAATGGAAAACCTATAAGCAGGATAGAGTTTATAAAAGAGTTGGAAAAGCAAGGTGGGAAACAGGCGCTCGATTCCGTAATTACAAGGATTCTAATTAACCAGGCCGCAGAGAATAAGAATATAACAATTGCCCAAAGCGAAATTGATACAGAAATACAAAAAATAGAAGAGAATTTAAAAAGCCAAAATCTAACTTTGGAATCTGCCCTTTCTTTGCAGGGTTTAACTAGAACCGACCTTATTGAGCAGATTGTTCTTCAGAAGAGGTTAGAAAAGATATTGGCGGATAAAACCCAGGTTACAGAGGAGGAAATCACAAAATATATGGAAGATAACAAATCCAACTTTCCTGAAGATAGCAATTTGGACGACCTAAAAGCGCAGGTGAGAGATTTTTTGGCAAACCAAAAGTTTTCTTCCGAAGTGCAAAAATGGCTTGCGGATATTAAAACTTCCGCTTCCATAAAATATTTTGTGGATGAATTTAAAGTTGGGGATTGA
- a CDS encoding retroviral-like aspartic protease family protein codes for MKFREYLAIWDTGATHSAITKKVVNDLGLLPTGVRETRHAGGRSSNNTYLVNIALPNKVMVPNVRVTEIQLIPDDDISDTQQPQLLIGMDIIGLGDFAVTNTNGKTTFSFRIPSVKEIDFIPEAQENNVMEKGNRKERRAFQAKKRKGRL; via the coding sequence ATGAAATTCAGGGAATACCTCGCAATATGGGATACCGGCGCAACTCATTCTGCTATAACAAAAAAGGTTGTAAATGACTTAGGACTGTTACCAACAGGGGTAAGAGAAACAAGACATGCTGGAGGGAGGTCTTCAAATAATACTTACCTTGTCAATATTGCATTGCCGAATAAGGTGATGGTCCCCAATGTGCGTGTAACGGAAATACAACTAATCCCTGATGACGATATATCTGATACGCAACAACCTCAATTATTGATAGGTATGGACATAATTGGTCTTGGCGATTTTGCCGTTACCAATACAAATGGAAAAACAACCTTTTCTTTCAGAATTCCCTCTGTAAAGGAAATTGATTTTATACCAGAAGCCCAAGAAAACAATGTTATGGAAAAGGGCAATAGAAAAGAACGGCGCGCCTTTCAAGCAAAGAAAAGAAAA
- a CDS encoding retropepsin-like domain-containing protein, which produces MVNFPYQKNAQDAYFPIIDFLIYSKDKVHRTSALIDSGATISVFKEDIAGQLGITIEKGSETYLGGVGGRIKGYIHKLEVEIAGKRFICPVVFSYEYLVSFNLLGRDAFFKQFRIIFEEEKNLLALE; this is translated from the coding sequence ATGGTCAACTTCCCGTACCAAAAGAACGCCCAAGATGCTTATTTCCCCATTATTGATTTTTTAATCTACTCTAAAGATAAAGTTCATAGAACTTCAGCGTTAATTGATTCTGGAGCAACCATTTCTGTTTTTAAAGAGGATATAGCCGGCCAACTAGGAATAACAATTGAGAAGGGTTCCGAAACTTATCTGGGAGGGGTCGGCGGTAGAATCAAAGGATACATCCACAAACTAGAGGTAGAAATTGCAGGAAAAAGGTTTATCTGTCCTGTGGTTTTTTCTTACGAATATCTGGTCTCATTTAATTTGCTAGGAAGAGATGCGTTTTTCAAACAATTCAGAATTATTTTTGAGGAAGAGAAAAATCTGCTGGCGCTTGAATAA
- a CDS encoding histidine phosphatase family protein, producing MAVNITYFVHGTTTDNEKEISSGWCDVELSALGVRQSITLRDQIKDKRFDIVFCSDLKRAVDSANLTFKDFVKIIPDKRLRECNYGKYNARLLEIVEPMQKKCITERFPEGESYEDVKNRIADFLEFLKQNFDEKNVAIVAHKAPQLALDVLIKGKTWKESFAEDWRKKKAWQPGWEYILN from the coding sequence ATGGCAGTCAACATAACATACTTTGTTCACGGAACAACCACAGACAACGAAAAAGAGATATCCTCCGGCTGGTGCGATGTTGAACTCTCTGCCCTTGGCGTTAGGCAATCAATTACCCTTAGGGACCAAATAAAAGATAAAAGATTTGATATTGTCTTTTGTTCCGATTTAAAAAGAGCCGTTGATTCCGCAAACCTAACCTTTAAAGATTTTGTAAAGATTATCCCCGATAAGAGGTTAAGAGAATGCAATTATGGAAAGTACAATGCGCGTCTTTTGGAAATTGTTGAGCCAATGCAAAAAAAGTGTATTACAGAAAGATTTCCTGAAGGCGAAAGCTATGAAGATGTTAAAAATAGAATTGCTGATTTTCTTGAATTTCTAAAACAAAATTTTGATGAGAAGAATGTTGCGATTGTGGCGCATAAAGCTCCACAACTAGCGCTGGATGTTTTAATAAAAGGAAAAACATGGAAAGAATCGTTTGCGGAAGATTGGCGAAAGAAAAAGGCGTGGCAACCCGGATGGGAGTACATCCTCAATTAG
- a CDS encoding alpha/beta hydrolase: MLYWIKHTMTENSWKEKFIKVSDMNIRYLTAGSGFSCILVHGWPLSFELPFPFLDLGKDYFKIIAVDLPGFGSSDRPNFKVSVKNYANFLTEFSKVLELAEHAIVGWSLGGMIAIKYTAINHRKIKALVICGTAAVGKQAATRTIRTIYRFLSFSVKNILPIKNLLQKAVSSDKLILELWKKVTPPSNFNSAEEDPSIRHLRNLPITFSKEILDAGFRADLTKECKSLKGISTLILAGEKDNLMTVSCSEKIDNLIGNSKFLIVPRAEHWNILNDNSNQLIIDFIKGRVS; this comes from the coding sequence AAGTCTCCGATATGAATATCCGCTATCTAACGGCAGGTTCCGGGTTTTCCTGTATTCTTGTACACGGATGGCCCCTCTCTTTTGAGCTACCTTTCCCTTTTCTAGATTTAGGCAAAGATTATTTTAAAATCATTGCCGTAGACCTCCCCGGCTTTGGTTCGTCCGACAGACCTAACTTCAAGGTAAGTGTGAAAAATTACGCAAATTTTCTAACCGAGTTTTCAAAAGTTTTAGAGCTAGCAGAACACGCTATAGTTGGATGGTCACTTGGAGGAATGATTGCTATAAAATATACGGCCATAAACCATCGCAAGATCAAAGCGCTAGTTATATGCGGAACAGCGGCGGTTGGAAAACAAGCCGCAACTAGAACAATAAGAACAATTTACAGATTTTTGAGCTTCTCCGTAAAAAACATCCTGCCAATTAAAAACCTTCTACAAAAAGCGGTCTCTAGCGACAAACTCATATTGGAACTTTGGAAAAAAGTTACACCCCCAAGTAATTTTAACTCCGCCGAAGAAGACCCTAGTATCCGCCACTTGAGGAATTTACCTATAACTTTTAGCAAAGAAATATTAGACGCAGGATTCAGAGCGGATTTAACGAAAGAATGTAAAAGCTTAAAGGGCATCTCTACGCTTATTCTTGCTGGAGAGAAAGATAACCTTATGACAGTATCTTGTAGCGAGAAAATTGACAATCTGATAGGAAATTCCAAATTTCTTATTGTGCCAAGGGCGGAGCATTGGAATATTCTAAACGACAATAGCAATCAGTTAATTATAGATTTTATCAAAGGGAGAGTTTCCTAA
- a CDS encoding BrnA antitoxin family protein, whose translation MKKNLKKIPKFNSEEEERKFWQKVDSTKYVDFSKMEKATFPNLKLTSKPITLRLPNILIERIKTRAHIMDVPYQSYIKQILYKHELANTASRLGNR comes from the coding sequence ATGAAAAAAAACTTAAAGAAAATTCCAAAATTTAATAGCGAAGAGGAAGAAAGAAAATTTTGGCAAAAGGTGGATTCTACCAAATATGTGGACTTCTCAAAAATGGAAAAAGCCACTTTTCCAAATCTAAAACTAACAAGCAAGCCGATTACTCTGCGATTGCCTAATATTTTAATAGAAAGAATAAAGACCAGGGCGCATATAATGGATGTTCCTTACCAATCTTACATAAAACAAATTCTGTATAAACACGAGCTGGCAAACACCGCTTCCCGTCTTGGAAACAGGTAG